The genomic segment ATATCGGATATCCTATATACAACGCCTCCAGAAACAGCGGCAATGACAAGTATTCCTATCACCCACGCCCTCCAACGGTTTTGTAATAACCTATTAAGAAGTGGGGCTATCATGCTCGCCAAAGCAGGCGCAACTGCAATGGCAAACAAAGGGCCAATTCGCTTGGCCATGAGCGATGCAGAGAGAAAAACAACAATCATTGCCAGCGTTCTCGGGCGGAGCGGCTTACTGCTCTGCGAGACGGCAAATATAAGAACTAATATCAGCACGCACAAGAAAGCACCAAATAAAGACCGAAAGTCGGGCGGCATCCACTCAGGTATAATTGAAGTCATCTCCCCATGACCGACTGTTTTAAATGGATAAGCGTAAAGGTTCATACCGTTGGGGTTCACTAAAACAGCAACGCCACACCCAAAAGTTACAGCTAGATTCCGCAGAGGAATCGAGTAGTCAATCTTCTTGTTTTTCTCACGAAAAGCAGTATAAAAGACAGCAACGCACTCAACACCAAGGAGTAGAAGGCCTGCTATAAAACTCCCGTGTGAATTTGCCCATACGAGAAATAGGATAGGCAACCAATATGGCAGTCCTTTTCCGCTTCGGGCACCATTCTCAACCCCCCATACAAGGACTGCAAAAGCAAGAATTCCTGCGACATTCGGACGAACGTCCACCATATCTGCGCTTACACCAGCGGTTAATACGCTTACAAGAAATGCAGCTGGAACGGATGCTTGCGACCGCGCTGTAAAAAACAATAAAACAATTGCTCCGGCTACCAAACCAAAGCACAACCACGTGAGCAATTCGAACGAGATGCGCGAAACAAACCAAGCGAATACTTGAAATGCCCATTCCTGAAAGATCCACTGCTTCGTGGCGGTATAAGAAAAGGGGTCCGGCCAAGGAAAAGAGCGGTGAGTAACTATCCATTCGCCAGTCTTGAGGTGCCAATAAACATCCCCACTGAGCTGGCGGCCAAAATTGATTGCGAAAATAGCCGCAAGGAGGACAAGAACGTACCCTGTTGTGATAAGTGGCGACTGGTTCGCAGATTCAGCAAGCGGCTTTTGGGGAGACGTCTTGGCAGTTTTAGAAGCCCGCTCCCTTGAATTCATTTTCTCTCCTACCCCCCTGGAGCTCCTAATCTGCCCACAGTATAGCATTAAGTATTACACCACTCAAGTTTGGACTGCTCAACTAGCCAAACAATGTTGAAACATCCCCCAATTGACGTGCACGAACCACTTCTAAATGCCATAATCGGGGCATAAGAATTAACGCTAAAGCCCTCTACGAGCCACCGCCGATTTGCATTCGAGGACAAAACTTGAATAACAATATTGCCAGCGTCTACAGCCCCTAGTTACACTCAGGAATCAGTGGGCCAGCAAGCTCCTTCAAGAAGAAGAGCCTGCCGGGGAGCGTGGTCATAAATGTGCTCGGAATCCAAGGAGTTGGCTCATGTCTGAGCGTCATCCAAAGCGACATTCCCTGCCACATCATCCCTCGACCAAGAGAGCCATCTGCGCCGCCTATTATCTCGTCAGCCATCAGAAAGAGCCCCGGACCTATAGTGTTTGCCCGCGCAGGCACCAGGGTTGTTCGGCTCTTGAAACTCGTAATCGCATTTTGTTCAATCGTGAGTGGATGAAGCAGGGCACCGAGCCGATAATCTTGCTTCTTCCACTCGTCAAGGGTAAACTCGGCAGCGAAGTGAGGCTCCCAGAATGCAATATGACAAACGCGTCCGATGCCAAAGACAACGACCAACCGTGCGCCCTGCGCTTTGAGGGCACGTATCTTCTCGCCATAAGTCGGCAATTCCGACTTTACCGCAAAGTGGCGCTGCTCCTTGGGAACTGTAAGACTGCCAAGCGGTCCATAAAACGCATCCTCCATTGCATACTGGAATGACTCTGGGCTGTCAGGAGAAACTGTATTTCCCTCTGCATCACTCCACTCATCCATATTAAAGCCGTGGACATGGTCACAAGGGATATTCCATTCCTTCAAGAAGTAGACCGCCCATCTATACATGCCCATCGGTCCGACAGGAAGAATGAAAACGATAGGTTTCCCAGCAGCCCGTGCATCGCGGATACATCCTGCAATACCCTCGCCCATCATCACGTTGAAATCTTCAAGAGATTCACAAGGTATGGGTCTAAATTGGGGATTCCACCACGGCTGGCGCTCCGTAATGGACTCGGGCGGAAGCGAGCAGAGCTTATCAATCTTCTCAAGGTCCCACCCCGCTGGGAAGAAATTCTCAAGAAGAGAGCCCTTAATTGTTGTAATAAGGTTAATTGCCATTTGTTCACTCCTTCGCCATAAAGTTTTCTAGCTTATGCCTACACCAAAAATTATTTCTACAATGACCCAAGATTTCCTTGCAACCTTCGGCCAAACAAAAACAGCTACAAATTTTAGATTCTCGATTTACTAATTAATCCATCAAAGGGCTTGTTTCCCTTACGATTATTCGCTGATTATGCAAGTCAGCGCAAAATTCTTGCAAAAATTTTTACATTCCGGGCTAAAAGGGGTTGACAAGCAGGAAAACTAGCAGTATATTTTGGGGTAGCAAGTGGTGCCGGAGTAGTAACTCAGCGGAGGCGGCGGGCATGTTCAGGGGTGGTTACGCCCATAATTTAGATGAAAAGGGGCGAATAATAATTCCGCAGAAGTTCAGGCTACTTCTTGGCGAAAAGTTCGTCATCACCAAGGGCCTGAATGGCTGCCTCTGGATTTTCACGGATGAAGTATTCCGACAGCTAGATGAAAGGTTGAAGGCACAGCCACTTCTAGACCCTAATGCTGTCACCCTCCAGCGGTTTTTCTCCGGCGAAGCTGTTGATTGCAGCACTGATGCTCAAGGCAGAGTTGCAATTCCCGCCAATCTCAGAGAACACGCCGGTATTGAAAAAGAAGCAATGATCATCGGCGCTGGCAACAAAATCGAAATATGGAGCAAACAGCGGTGGGATGAGTTCAACTCCACCTTGACTGACGAACAACTAAGTGCTTCCGCAAGAGAAATAGGACTTGGATAATGGCGGGCTAGCCATGACGGAATTCCATGTTCCCGTCATGCTCGCAGAGGTTCTGCGGTTTTTGGACCCGCG from the Armatimonadota bacterium genome contains:
- the mraZ gene encoding division/cell wall cluster transcriptional repressor MraZ, which produces MFRGGYAHNLDEKGRIIIPQKFRLLLGEKFVITKGLNGCLWIFTDEVFRQLDERLKAQPLLDPNAVTLQRFFSGEAVDCSTDAQGRVAIPANLREHAGIEKEAMIIGAGNKIEIWSKQRWDEFNSTLTDEQLSASAREIGLG
- a CDS encoding glucosamine-6-phosphate isomerase, whose amino-acid sequence is MNLITTIKGSLLENFFPAGWDLEKIDKLCSLPPESITERQPWWNPQFRPIPCESLEDFNVMMGEGIAGCIRDARAAGKPIVFILPVGPMGMYRWAVYFLKEWNIPCDHVHGFNMDEWSDAEGNTVSPDSPESFQYAMEDAFYGPLGSLTVPKEQRHFAVKSELPTYGEKIRALKAQGARLVVVFGIGRVCHIAFWEPHFAAEFTLDEWKKQDYRLGALLHPLTIEQNAITSFKSRTTLVPARANTIGPGLFLMADEIIGGADGSLGRGMMWQGMSLWMTLRHEPTPWIPSTFMTTLPGRLFFLKELAGPLIPECN